In a genomic window of Pelecanus crispus isolate bPelCri1 chromosome 1, bPelCri1.pri, whole genome shotgun sequence:
- the CCDC77 gene encoding coiled-coil domain-containing protein 77: MSAKDGSPGTSPRSRRLATPHVSSRYASSQSPSQEDFTPLPSINERLAFLRPSRELLEYYRKKIADFDEEHEDLVKRLERYKETYDEQHKLQWEVRQREEEIAELQKALSDMQVYLFQEREHVLRLYSENDRLKIRELEDRKKIQHLLALVGTDKGEVTYFHKEPPHKVTVLQRPAKSRVSHEQNDTSRTGTKRSASKPAAKGEKPESPERYQRENQTLLLQVEALQAQIEEQTRLSKEQVEALLEDRRIHMEEAQVQHQRDQDRIKTITDKLHKTQNLLYESTRDFLQLKFDARANEKAWMAEKDSLLRKLDKDLDQLIISREPGREKKQRDTKKMLRADDGAWKLHSREIKSLQEQLRQEQRLSNMYREQCVTLEGELARIREEGDAGRELSKERSEKMGKRLKLMTQRYEALEKRRNMEAEGFKNDIKQLRQKLKDVEKQLFKVTLNIGPDQDLAILHELCQGNRLTRKIQGELKNLKAKIYGLENELRVC, from the exons ATGAGCGCGAAGGACGGCTCGCCGGGGACCTCCCCTCGCTCCAGAAG GCTGGCAACCCCCCATGTCTCATCCAGATATGCTAGTTCTCAGTCTCCGAGTCAGGAGGACTTTACTCCTCTCCCTTCAATCAATGAGCGCTTGGCCTTTCTCCGTCCCTCCCGGGAGCTGCTGGAATACTACCGCAAGAAGATTGCTGACTTTGATGAGGAACATGAGGATTTGGTAAAAAGGCTGGAGAGATACAAAGAAACATATGATGAGCAG CACAAATTGCAATGGGAAGTACGTCAGCGAGAAGAGGAGATTGCAGAATTGCAAAAGGCTTTGAGTGATATGCAAGTCTACCTCTTCCAGGAGAGGGAACATGTCCTTCGTCTTTACTCAGAGAATGACCGGCTGAAAATCAG GGAATTGgaggatagaaaaaaaattcaacatctCCTGGCTTTAGTGGGAACAGACAAAGGAGAAGTTACATATTTTCACAAGGAGCCTCCACATAAG GTTACTGTTCTGCAAAGGCCAGCTAAATCCAGAGTCTCGCACGAACAAAATGATACTTCTAGAACAG GCACCAAAAGGAGCGcttcaaaaccagcagcaaaaggagAGAAACCAGAAAGTCCTGAGAGATATCAGAGAGAAAATCAAACACTTCTACTTCAG GTGGAGGCCCTGCAAGCTCAGATAGAAGAACAGACACGATTATCCAAGGAACAGGTTGAGGCACTACTAGAGGACAGGCGGATTCACATGGAGGAAGCCCAGGTTCAGCATCAGAGGGACCAGGACAGGATCAAAACTATAACAGATAA GCTTCATAAGACCCAAAATCTCTTATATGAGAGTACCCGTGACTTTCTTCAGCTCAAGTTTGATGCCCGAGCCAATGAGAAAGCATGGATGGCAGAGAAGGACAGTCTGTTGAGGAAACTTGACAAAGATCTGGATCAGCTTATTATCAGCAGGGAGccaggaagagagaagaagcAGAGAGATACCAAGAAGATGCTTAGAGCAGATGATGGAGCTTGGAAACTccacagcagagaaataaag TCACTGCAAGAACAGCTAAGGCAGGAACAGCGCCTATCAAACATGTATAGAGAGCAGTGTGTCACCCTGGAAGGTGAGCTGGCTAGGATTCGTGaggagggagatgctggcagAGAACTCTCTAAG GAACGCTCAGAAAAGATGGGGAAGCGCCTGAAGCTGATGACTCAGCGATATGAGGCCTTGGAAAAACGTCGTAATATGGAAGCAGAAGGCTTCAAGAATGACATTAAACAGCTTCGGCAGAAGCTGAAAGATGTAGAGAAGCAGCTTTTTAAG gtGACTCTGAACATTGGACCAGACCAGGATCTTGCAATTCTACATGAGCTCTGCCAAGGAAACAGACTAACCCGTAAAATTCAAGGAGAACtaaaaaacttaaaagcaaAGATCTATGGCTTAGAGAATGAACTACGGGTCTGCTGA